The following coding sequences are from one Oryzisolibacter sp. LB2S window:
- a CDS encoding LysR substrate-binding domain-containing protein: MQKRITPSIAALQCFEAAARHMSFTLAAQDLCLTQGAISKQIAQLEAMLCHRLFHRSPRGLALTPAGQMYLSEVRVILNQIDVSSRYVMGYGQASQTLCIAVQPTFGSCWLIPRLRGFMQRHPDIQVVTRSDARPFDLMQSRIDISLFYGSGSLPGADCHRLFDAPVMAVCSPQYARQRTMDSLDTLEAQTLIQCSSRPEIWRDWFAHQGFESIRCYQGPRFDTFSMCLTAAMEGIGIAVMPQMFVQAALRSGLLVQAWPYVQPSDGAYYVAHASHCAAEPKILAFTEWVRGQARTGTPIT; the protein is encoded by the coding sequence ATGCAAAAGCGCATCACCCCCTCCATCGCAGCGTTGCAATGCTTCGAGGCTGCGGCACGCCACATGAGCTTCACGCTGGCGGCACAGGATCTGTGTCTGACCCAGGGCGCCATCAGCAAGCAGATCGCGCAGTTGGAGGCCATGCTGTGCCATCGGCTGTTTCACCGTTCACCCCGTGGCCTCGCGCTCACGCCAGCGGGACAGATGTACCTGTCCGAGGTCCGCGTCATCCTCAACCAGATCGACGTTTCCTCGCGCTACGTCATGGGCTATGGCCAGGCATCCCAGACCTTGTGCATCGCGGTGCAGCCCACATTCGGGTCCTGCTGGCTGATCCCCCGGCTGCGCGGCTTCATGCAACGCCACCCCGACATTCAGGTGGTGACGCGCTCCGATGCCCGCCCCTTTGACCTGATGCAGTCGCGCATCGACATCTCGCTCTTCTACGGCAGCGGCTCATTGCCCGGCGCAGACTGCCATCGCCTGTTCGATGCACCCGTGATGGCCGTCTGCAGCCCCCAGTACGCAAGGCAGCGCACGATGGATTCACTGGACACATTGGAGGCGCAAACCTTGATTCAGTGCTCATCGCGGCCGGAGATATGGCGCGACTGGTTCGCTCACCAGGGCTTCGAATCGATACGGTGCTACCAGGGCCCCCGGTTCGACACCTTCTCGATGTGCCTCACCGCCGCCATGGAAGGCATTGGCATCGCAGTCATGCCGCAGATGTTCGTTCAGGCCGCGTTGCGCTCGGGTCTGCTGGTACAGGCTTGGCCGTATGTGCAGCCCAGCGACGGCGCCTACTACGTGGCGCATGCCAGCCACTGCGCGGCCGAGCCCAAGATCCTGGCGTTCACCGAATGGGTGCGCGGGCAAGCCCGAACGGGCACGCCCATTAC
- a CDS encoding metallophosphoesterase, which produces MRLHILSDLHLGVRGMEHPQTDADIVILAGDIARPEPAIAWARGFGKPVLYVPGNHEFYGSSLAQTRRTLQALCAGSAGSADSQVQLLDNRSLVLQGVRFIGSTLWSDFRIVGDGQARLDAMAQAQRFAYDFTRVRVGDAPDAPLFTPEDSAALFDANVRWLGEALAQPFAGPTVVVTHHAPTAQSIHPRFAGSPLNGIFVSDAQALVKASGARLWIHGHTHDSFDYRVGDTRVLCNPRGYAKDGVAENAAFDARLVVDVA; this is translated from the coding sequence ATGAGGCTGCACATCCTGTCCGACCTGCACCTGGGCGTGCGGGGCATGGAGCACCCGCAGACCGATGCCGACATCGTCATCCTGGCCGGCGACATCGCCCGCCCCGAGCCGGCCATCGCCTGGGCCAGGGGCTTCGGCAAGCCCGTGCTCTACGTGCCCGGCAACCACGAGTTCTACGGCAGCAGCCTGGCGCAGACCCGGCGCACGCTGCAGGCCCTGTGCGCGGGCAGCGCGGGCAGCGCCGACAGCCAGGTGCAGCTGCTGGACAACCGCAGCCTGGTGCTGCAGGGCGTGCGCTTCATCGGCAGCACGCTGTGGAGCGACTTTCGCATCGTGGGCGACGGCCAGGCGCGCCTTGACGCCATGGCGCAGGCCCAGCGCTTCGCCTACGACTTCACGCGCGTGCGCGTCGGCGATGCGCCCGACGCCCCGCTGTTCACGCCCGAGGATTCGGCCGCGCTGTTCGACGCCAATGTGCGCTGGCTCGGCGAGGCGCTGGCGCAGCCCTTTGCCGGGCCCACGGTGGTCGTCACGCACCACGCGCCCACGGCGCAGAGCATCCACCCGCGCTTTGCGGGCTCGCCGCTCAACGGCATCTTCGTCTCTGACGCGCAGGCGCTGGTAAAGGCGAGCGGCGCGCGGCTCTGGATACACGGCCACACGCATGACAGCTTCGACTACCGCGTAGGCGACACACGCGTGCTGTGCAACCCGCGCGGCTATGCCAAGGATGGCGTGGCCGAGAACGCAGCGTTCGATGCACGACTGGTGGTCGATGTGGCCTGA
- a CDS encoding 5-formyltetrahydrofolate cyclo-ligase: MDKAALRRELVAQRLAMPDRLQRSAMLQRVMRIWLVDRPDTVIGAYWPIKGEFDPLPALHRWKEDGELLDEPQLRRIGLPVIDKVHKTLSFHAWYPGCPMEEDAYGIPKPKDTELIIPTLLFVPCVGYGPGGYRLGYGGGFYDRTLATLQPRPTTVGLGYTQGYLDDFEPEAHDLPLDAILNDNGIVWPV; this comes from the coding sequence ATGGACAAAGCAGCCCTTCGCCGCGAGCTGGTCGCACAACGCCTCGCCATGCCCGACCGGCTGCAGCGCTCGGCCATGCTGCAGCGCGTGATGCGCATCTGGCTCGTGGACCGGCCGGACACCGTCATCGGCGCCTACTGGCCCATCAAGGGCGAGTTCGACCCCCTGCCCGCACTGCACCGCTGGAAGGAGGACGGCGAGCTGCTCGACGAGCCCCAGCTGCGCCGCATCGGCCTGCCCGTGATCGACAAGGTGCACAAGACGCTCAGCTTCCACGCCTGGTACCCCGGCTGCCCCATGGAGGAGGACGCCTACGGCATCCCCAAGCCCAAGGACACGGAGCTCATCATTCCCACGCTGCTGTTCGTGCCTTGCGTGGGCTACGGCCCCGGCGGCTACCGGCTGGGCTATGGTGGCGGCTTCTATGACCGCACGCTCGCCACGCTGCAACCGCGCCCCACGACCGTGGGCCTGGGCTACACCCAGGGCTATCTGGACGACTTCGAGCCCGAGGCGCATGACCTGCCGCTCGATGCCATCCTCAACGACAACGGCATTGTCTGGCCGGTGTGA
- a CDS encoding glutathione S-transferase family protein: MLQLYIGNKNYSSWSMRAWVLMRQAGIAFDELPVRFDGFDAGSQFKRRLQAVSPAGKVPVLVDGDLAIWDSLAIAEYLAEQFPDKRLWPEDRAARARARSITAEMHSGFTALRSHCGMNIEARLPEVGAILWRDQAGVRADVERLVDMWGELLAQHGGPMLFGEFTIADAFYAPVCMRLATYALPLPAHIADYVARVQQLPGVKAWVDGALAEADFLAFEEPYRARRA; encoded by the coding sequence ATGCTCCAGCTCTACATAGGCAACAAGAACTATTCCTCCTGGTCCATGCGAGCCTGGGTGCTGATGCGCCAGGCCGGCATCGCCTTCGACGAGCTGCCCGTGCGCTTCGACGGCTTTGACGCGGGCTCGCAGTTCAAGCGCCGGCTCCAGGCCGTGAGCCCCGCGGGCAAGGTGCCGGTGCTGGTCGATGGCGACCTCGCCATCTGGGACAGCCTGGCGATTGCCGAATACCTGGCCGAGCAGTTCCCCGACAAGCGGCTCTGGCCCGAGGACCGCGCCGCCCGTGCCCGCGCGCGCAGCATAACGGCCGAGATGCACAGCGGCTTCACGGCGCTGCGCAGCCACTGCGGCATGAACATCGAGGCGCGCCTGCCCGAGGTCGGCGCCATCCTCTGGCGCGACCAGGCCGGCGTGCGCGCCGACGTCGAGCGTCTGGTGGACATGTGGGGCGAGCTGCTGGCCCAGCATGGCGGCCCCATGCTGTTCGGCGAATTCACGATTGCCGACGCCTTCTACGCCCCCGTGTGCATGCGCCTGGCGACCTACGCCCTGCCCCTGCCCGCACACATTGCCGACTATGTAGCGCGCGTGCAGCAGCTTCCCGGCGTCAAGGCCTGGGTGGACGGCGCGCTGGCCGAGGCCGACTTCCTCGCCTTCGAGGAGCCCTACCGCGCGCGCCGCGCGTGA